The Candidatus Pelagibacter sp. IMCC9063 genome has a window encoding:
- a CDS encoding NuoB/complex I 20 kDa subunit family protein: MVPAEKLKDIPKEFREVAEEFTEKGFVTIGSDRLINWARTGSLHWMTFGLACCAVEMMQTSMPRYDLERFGAAPRASPRQSDVMIVAGTLTNKMAPALRKVYDQMPEPRYVISMGSCANGGGYYHYSYSVVRGCDKIVPVDIYVPGCPPSAEALLYGILQLQKKIRREGSLQR; the protein is encoded by the coding sequence ATAGTACCTGCCGAAAAATTGAAAGACATTCCAAAAGAATTCAGAGAAGTAGCTGAAGAATTTACGGAAAAAGGATTTGTTACCATTGGTAGCGATAGACTCATAAATTGGGCTAGAACTGGATCTTTGCACTGGATGACTTTTGGTCTTGCATGTTGTGCTGTTGAAATGATGCAAACCTCAATGCCGAGATATGATCTAGAACGTTTTGGAGCTGCTCCAAGAGCCTCTCCTCGTCAGTCAGATGTCATGATTGTTGCTGGAACTTTAACAAATAAAATGGCTCCTGCTTTAAGAAAAGTTTATGATCAAATGCCAGAACCTAGATATGTAATTTCCATGGGTAGCTGTGCTAATGGCGGTGGTTATTATCACTATTCTTATTCGGTAGTAAGAGGTTGTGATAAAATTGTGCCCGTAGATATTTATGTTCCAGGTTGCCCACCTTCGGCGGAAGCATTGCTGTATGGTATTTTGCAACTTCAAAAAAAAATAAGAAGAGAAGGAAGTCTTCAACGCTAA
- a CDS encoding NADH-quinone oxidoreductase subunit D produces MSKHTKTMNLNFGPQHPAAHGVLRLILELDGEVIERADPHIGLLHRGTEKLIEHKTYTQAIPYFDRLDYVAPMNQEHAFAMAVEKLLKIEVPIRAQYIRVVFCEIGRILSHILNITTQALDVGALTPSLWGFEEREKLMVFYERVSGSRLHANYFRPGGVHIDLPTGLADDIYKFCETFPDVINDLETLLTDNRIFKQRNVDIGIVSKQEALDHGFSGVMLRGSGVPWDLRKSNPYECYNEFDFKIPVGKNGDCYDRYLCRIEEMKESISIMKQALQKMPEGPVMTANTKVGPPKRKEMKMSMEALINHFKLYTEGYHVPKGEVYTAVEAPKGEFGVYLVSDGSNKPYRCKIKAPGFTHLQAMNYMIKGHMLADVPAVLGSMDIVFGEVDR; encoded by the coding sequence ATGAGCAAACATACCAAAACAATGAATCTAAATTTTGGTCCACAACACCCTGCAGCACACGGTGTACTTCGTTTGATTCTTGAATTGGATGGAGAGGTTATTGAAAGAGCCGATCCTCATATTGGTTTATTACACAGAGGAACTGAAAAATTAATTGAACACAAAACATACACCCAAGCTATTCCATATTTTGACAGATTGGATTATGTCGCTCCCATGAACCAAGAGCATGCATTTGCTATGGCAGTGGAAAAGCTTCTGAAAATTGAAGTGCCTATTCGAGCTCAGTATATCAGAGTAGTTTTTTGTGAGATCGGAAGAATTTTAAGCCATATTTTAAACATTACAACACAAGCATTAGATGTTGGTGCTTTAACACCTTCTTTGTGGGGTTTTGAAGAACGCGAAAAACTTATGGTATTTTATGAACGAGTGTCCGGTTCAAGATTACATGCCAACTACTTTAGACCTGGTGGTGTTCATATAGATCTGCCCACTGGTCTTGCGGATGATATTTATAAATTTTGCGAAACTTTTCCTGACGTAATTAATGATTTAGAAACTTTGCTTACTGACAATAGGATTTTTAAACAAAGAAATGTAGATATAGGAATTGTCTCTAAGCAAGAAGCTTTGGATCATGGTTTTTCAGGAGTTATGCTAAGAGGATCAGGAGTACCTTGGGACTTAAGAAAATCTAATCCTTATGAATGTTACAACGAATTTGATTTTAAAATTCCAGTAGGAAAAAATGGTGATTGTTACGATAGGTATCTTTGCCGGATAGAAGAAATGAAAGAAAGCATTTCTATTATGAAGCAAGCTCTGCAAAAAATGCCAGAGGGACCTGTAATGACAGCCAATACAAAGGTAGGACCTCCAAAACGTAAGGAAATGAAAATGAGTATGGAGGCACTAATCAATCACTTTAAATTATATACAGAAGGTTATCATGTACCTAAAGGAGAAGTGTATACTGCTGTTGAAGCTCCTAAAGGAGAGTTCGGTGTTTATTTAGTGTCTGATGGTTCCAACAAACCTTATCGCTGTAAAATTAAAGCACCTGGATTTACACACTTGCAAGCTATGAATTATATGATCAAAGGACACATGTTAGCGGATGTTCCGGCTGTATTAGGTTCTATGGACATTGTTTTTGGAGAGGTTGACCGATGA
- a CDS encoding TAXI family TRAP transporter solute-binding subunit has protein sequence MKKLISSVVGALSIFALSLSLMATAKSAEFFTIGTGGPTGVYFQTGNAICKMLHKSAISKEHGRKKGGDKAYRCTAPSTGGSNYNIGQIKEGEFQFGVAQSDWQYHAVNGSSKWEGKKYGKLRAVFSVHNEPFQIWASKKSKVKNFKGLKGKVVNIGNPGSGQRGTMEELMKAMGVNNSYFKTTTELTSSEQVKALCDGKIDAFGYSVGFPNGAMEQAATCAAKASPINLTGSQVKKLISGADYYAQAVIPKGTYSNQKKDATTFGVKATVVTSADVSDELVYLVTKAVFENFDDFKKQHPAFSFLSKKDMIKDGLSAPLHPGAIKYYKEAGLM, from the coding sequence ATGAAAAAACTAATATCTTCTGTAGTAGGAGCTTTAAGCATTTTTGCTTTAAGTTTATCACTGATGGCTACGGCAAAGTCAGCTGAATTTTTTACTATAGGAACAGGCGGACCAACTGGGGTTTATTTCCAAACTGGTAACGCTATTTGTAAAATGTTGCACAAATCTGCAATCAGTAAAGAGCACGGAAGAAAAAAAGGTGGTGACAAAGCTTACAGATGTACAGCGCCTTCTACTGGTGGTTCGAATTACAATATTGGACAAATTAAAGAAGGTGAATTTCAATTTGGTGTAGCTCAGTCTGACTGGCAATACCATGCTGTAAATGGATCTAGCAAATGGGAAGGAAAAAAATACGGAAAATTAAGAGCTGTATTCTCTGTACACAACGAGCCTTTTCAAATTTGGGCTAGCAAAAAATCTAAAGTTAAAAACTTTAAAGGCCTTAAAGGAAAAGTAGTTAACATTGGTAACCCAGGTTCTGGACAAAGAGGAACTATGGAAGAGCTAATGAAAGCTATGGGAGTTAACAATAGTTACTTCAAAACAACTACAGAGCTTACATCATCTGAGCAAGTAAAAGCTTTATGTGATGGTAAAATTGATGCATTCGGTTATTCAGTTGGATTTCCTAATGGAGCAATGGAACAAGCTGCTACTTGTGCTGCAAAAGCAAGCCCAATTAATTTGACTGGATCGCAAGTGAAAAAGTTAATTAGTGGAGCTGATTATTATGCACAAGCTGTAATTCCAAAAGGTACTTACTCTAACCAGAAAAAAGACGCGACTACTTTTGGTGTAAAAGCTACAGTAGTAACAAGTGCGGATGTTTCTGATGAGCTAGTATATTTGGTGACAAAAGCTGTTTTTGAAAACTTTGATGATTTCAAAAAACAACATCCTGCATTTTCTTTTTTAAGTAAAAAAGATATGATCAAAGATGGTTTGTCTGCACCTTTACATCCTGGTGCGATTAAATATTACAAAGAAGCTGGGTTAATGTAA
- a CDS encoding NADH-quinone oxidoreductase subunit C produces MSEIYQNLKKLVLEKKELKLKEVDLTHDNLILNCDVDNIIHNIDILKRSPEFKFRQLIDILGVDYPQQSKRFEVIYLFLSHENNFRISLKIKIGDEEIVPTLTDIFPSANWQEREVFDMYGIRFADHPDLRRILTDYEFEGYPLRKDFPLTGYKEVRYSAEHQKVIYEPVKLAQDYRDFNFESPWEGSEYIKKEQDKVEEKK; encoded by the coding sequence ATGTCAGAAATTTATCAAAATTTAAAGAAATTAGTTTTAGAAAAAAAAGAACTAAAGCTTAAAGAGGTAGATTTGACTCATGATAATCTTATTTTAAACTGTGATGTAGATAACATTATTCATAATATTGATATTCTAAAGAGATCTCCTGAATTTAAATTTCGTCAGTTAATAGATATCTTAGGAGTAGATTATCCTCAACAAAGTAAAAGATTTGAAGTTATTTATTTGTTTTTAAGTCATGAAAATAATTTTAGAATTTCTTTAAAGATCAAGATTGGAGATGAAGAGATAGTCCCAACTCTTACAGATATTTTTCCATCAGCCAACTGGCAAGAGCGAGAAGTTTTTGACATGTATGGAATTCGATTTGCTGATCATCCTGATCTCAGAAGAATTTTGACTGACTATGAATTTGAAGGCTATCCATTAAGAAAAGATTTTCCTCTAACTGGATATAAAGAGGTCAGATATAGCGCAGAACATCAAAAAGTTATTTACGAACCAGTTAAGCTAGCTCAAGATTATAGAGATTTTAATTTTGAGAGTCCTTGGGAAGGGTCTGAATATATTAAAAAAGAACAAGACAAAGTGGAAGAAAAGAAATGA
- a CDS encoding pyridoxal phosphate-dependent aminotransferase encodes MLSKSHLSKLQPSSTLLINEQCKAIEKSGGEVFKFGFGQSPFPIPQNIVDELKAHAFEKDYLPVNGLLSLRNAIHKTLLQKKLNHFSVDNVFVGPGTKQLMFLLQLAFDGDIILPAPSWVSYEPQSVISNNKVHWIQTKIENNWHVTSEEITEVLKQSTAKNKIIILNTPNNPSGTNANNLKELAEIFKKNNIIVLSDEIYSDLNFSENYESIAKYYPEKTIISNGLSKWCGAGGWRLGFFAIPDSLKELNDKMQVLASEAYSSASAPIQYAAIAAYESDQTKFLNHSKKILNLIGEHCYKKLKTNNIEVLKPEGGFYIMPDFSTLLANKFKSSADFCKVLLDETGVALLPGSDFGFDSKKLIFRLSFVDFDGEKFLNYSYLKDELSEEDLNIYAPKIVKGINKIIDWANK; translated from the coding sequence ATGTTATCCAAGTCCCATCTATCTAAGCTACAACCATCCTCAACTTTGCTTATTAATGAGCAATGCAAAGCAATAGAAAAATCTGGTGGAGAAGTTTTTAAATTTGGTTTTGGCCAATCTCCATTTCCTATTCCCCAAAATATTGTTGATGAGCTAAAGGCACATGCTTTTGAAAAAGATTATTTACCGGTAAATGGTCTTCTATCTTTAAGAAATGCTATTCACAAAACGTTATTACAAAAAAAATTAAATCACTTTTCTGTCGATAATGTTTTTGTAGGACCCGGCACTAAGCAGTTAATGTTTTTGTTGCAATTAGCTTTTGACGGAGACATAATTTTACCTGCACCTAGTTGGGTTTCTTATGAGCCACAGTCTGTTATTTCTAATAACAAGGTTCACTGGATACAAACAAAAATAGAAAATAATTGGCACGTAACATCCGAAGAAATCACGGAAGTATTAAAACAATCTACCGCTAAAAATAAAATTATAATTTTAAATACTCCCAACAATCCTTCAGGAACTAATGCCAATAATTTAAAAGAACTTGCTGAAATTTTTAAAAAAAATAATATTATTGTTTTATCAGATGAGATTTATTCAGATTTAAATTTTTCTGAAAATTATGAATCTATTGCAAAATATTATCCTGAAAAGACGATTATCAGTAATGGTCTTAGCAAGTGGTGTGGAGCGGGTGGTTGGAGGTTAGGTTTTTTTGCTATTCCCGATTCTTTAAAAGAATTAAATGATAAAATGCAAGTTCTTGCTAGTGAAGCTTATAGTTCGGCCTCTGCACCAATTCAATATGCTGCAATTGCTGCTTATGAATCTGATCAAACTAAATTTTTAAATCATTCTAAAAAAATCCTAAATCTTATTGGGGAGCATTGTTATAAAAAATTAAAGACTAACAATATTGAAGTGTTAAAACCTGAAGGAGGTTTTTACATCATGCCAGATTTTAGCACCTTACTAGCAAATAAATTTAAATCCTCCGCAGATTTTTGCAAAGTTCTTTTAGATGAAACAGGAGTTGCTTTATTGCCAGGGTCTGATTTTGGCTTTGATTCAAAAAAATTAATTTTTAGACTAAGTTTCGTTGATTTTGATGGAGAAAAATTTCTTAATTACTCCTATTTGAAAGATGAGTTAAGCGAGGAAGACTTGAATATTTATGCCCCTAAAATAGTCAAAGGTATTAACAAAATCATTGATTGGGCTAACAAATAA
- a CDS encoding DMT family transporter produces the protein MRNFLLFLSTLTCWAPTWYLIKFQFGIVDPIVSVFYRFFLAGLILFVILLIAKKNMIFRIRDHARFAALGVALFSLNYIFFYSANTYLISGIVTVAFSSILIMNILGERIYFGVISSKKTWLAAGLGILGIFIIFQKEILAFESSNNMHLGIAFSFIATFWASTGNLLHQSNFKNKIPFFPSLSYGMIYGSLFSLMIAKYRGAELIFDFSASYVFSFLYLVIFGSVIAFYLYLNLLERIGSARAGYIGVVMPIVALSISTVFEGLQWTENLIYGLPILIVGCVLILDQKSKSEL, from the coding sequence ATGAGAAACTTTCTTTTATTTTTATCCACCTTAACCTGTTGGGCACCTACCTGGTATCTTATAAAATTTCAGTTTGGAATTGTTGATCCTATTGTGTCTGTATTTTATCGCTTTTTTTTAGCTGGTTTAATTCTATTTGTTATTTTACTTATCGCAAAAAAAAATATGATCTTTAGAATAAGAGACCATGCTCGCTTTGCAGCTCTTGGAGTAGCATTGTTTTCTTTAAACTATATATTTTTTTATTCTGCCAATACTTATTTAATAAGTGGAATAGTTACTGTAGCTTTCTCTTCAATTTTGATTATGAATATTTTAGGGGAGAGAATCTATTTTGGAGTTATCTCATCAAAGAAAACTTGGTTAGCTGCTGGGCTTGGAATTTTAGGAATCTTTATTATTTTTCAAAAAGAGATTCTGGCATTTGAATCTAGCAACAATATGCACCTAGGAATTGCTTTTTCTTTTATAGCAACTTTTTGGGCTTCTACTGGCAACCTACTGCATCAGAGTAATTTTAAAAACAAGATCCCTTTTTTTCCATCCTTGTCTTATGGAATGATTTATGGCTCTTTGTTTTCGCTTATGATCGCAAAATATCGTGGAGCTGAACTGATTTTTGACTTTTCTGCTTCGTATGTTTTTTCCTTTTTATATTTGGTGATATTTGGATCTGTTATTGCTTTTTATTTATATTTAAACTTATTAGAACGGATCGGATCGGCTAGAGCGGGCTACATAGGTGTAGTTATGCCAATAGTGGCCCTTTCTATCTCAACAGTTTTTGAAGGTTTGCAGTGGACTGAAAACTTAATCTATGGACTTCCTATTTTGATTGTTGGATGCGTGTTGATTCTTGATCAAAAATCCAAATCAGAACTATAG
- a CDS encoding TRAP transporter permease has product MVLNIKKNVESKIQEDLSPTRNLTGIHLKIVSALAIIWSLFQLWYASPFPFMFDFGMFKGLPARAIHLGFALTLTFLIYPFSRGKKISFFDIVISITAAFCCLYIYFFYDQLIARGGVLLKVDIASFSIPLEIIIGSTGILILLEATRRAIGTPLVIIAVCFLLFSYFGRYAPEIISHGGLSLKRLVGFQWFDQEAIFGIPIGVSVDFIFLFVLFGALLETAGGGKYFLDLAFSMVGRMRGGPAKAAILGSGLTGLISGSSIANTVTTGTFTIPIMKKSGFSKEKAGAIEVSASVNGQIMPPVMGAAAFVMASFIGVTYFEIVKHAFLPAIISYLALFYISHLEALKMNLKGMEESEIPNLKKTFLDGLHFLIPIFVLIYMLVFLRYTASYSIFFATITLILVNLVQKLFKESDYLFALKSWFNQTVVGFEKGALNMVGVGIAIATAGIIVGAVGSTGLSTNLIIVIESIAKDNIVILLFLTIILCLLLGMGLPTTANYVVVASLMAAVLVEVGAASGFIFPLIAVHLFVFYFGLMADVTPPVGLASYAAAAISGGDPLRTGMQAFWYSLRTAILPIVFLFNHELLLIGIENIWHGLLVIVTSLIGILIFTSATQGWFFNKLRWYEIIIFLFISISFLAPEFILNRVYPKYNYFDVYQAQTVQLDFDKEVRFKVTRNSDYGERYKLFLIKENSFEKKYTLQDFGLNVVTDKNKLVIVDTIQWNGLAKKAGFQQGDIISEFKIENTNRPDKDWIYPFALILLGLFGFSNYKREKN; this is encoded by the coding sequence ATGGTTTTAAATATAAAAAAAAATGTAGAAAGTAAGATCCAGGAAGATTTATCTCCTACAAGAAATTTGACTGGAATACATTTGAAAATTGTAAGTGCGCTTGCAATTATTTGGTCTTTATTTCAGCTTTGGTATGCATCTCCGTTTCCATTCATGTTCGATTTTGGAATGTTTAAAGGTCTACCAGCAAGAGCTATACATTTGGGATTTGCCCTAACTTTAACATTCTTAATTTATCCTTTTTCTAGAGGTAAAAAAATTTCTTTCTTTGATATTGTAATTAGCATTACAGCAGCTTTTTGCTGTTTATATATTTATTTTTTTTATGACCAATTAATTGCAAGAGGTGGAGTTCTTTTAAAAGTCGATATTGCAAGTTTTTCTATTCCATTGGAAATTATTATTGGTAGTACTGGAATTCTTATTTTGCTAGAAGCTACGAGAAGAGCCATCGGTACTCCTCTGGTTATTATTGCAGTATGTTTTTTATTATTTTCTTACTTTGGTAGATACGCACCAGAGATTATTTCTCATGGAGGACTATCTCTTAAGCGCCTTGTTGGTTTTCAATGGTTTGATCAAGAAGCTATTTTTGGAATTCCTATCGGTGTTTCTGTAGATTTTATTTTTCTATTTGTTTTGTTTGGTGCTCTTTTGGAAACAGCTGGAGGAGGAAAATATTTTTTAGATTTAGCATTCTCAATGGTGGGAAGAATGAGAGGAGGGCCTGCAAAAGCTGCTATTCTTGGTTCTGGATTAACTGGACTAATTTCAGGCTCTTCAATTGCAAATACAGTAACTACGGGAACTTTTACTATTCCTATTATGAAAAAATCTGGCTTTTCCAAAGAAAAAGCCGGAGCGATTGAGGTTTCTGCGTCAGTCAACGGTCAAATAATGCCTCCCGTTATGGGGGCTGCTGCTTTTGTAATGGCTAGTTTTATAGGAGTGACGTACTTTGAAATTGTGAAGCATGCATTTCTTCCAGCAATTATTTCATACTTAGCTTTATTTTACATTTCTCATTTAGAGGCATTGAAAATGAACTTAAAAGGAATGGAAGAAAGTGAAATTCCAAATTTGAAAAAAACTTTTTTAGACGGTTTGCATTTTCTAATTCCTATTTTTGTTTTAATTTATATGTTGGTTTTTTTACGTTACACAGCGTCATATTCAATTTTTTTTGCAACCATCACTTTGATACTTGTGAATTTAGTTCAAAAGCTATTTAAAGAATCTGATTATTTATTTGCTTTAAAATCCTGGTTTAATCAAACAGTAGTTGGCTTTGAAAAGGGTGCTTTAAATATGGTTGGAGTGGGTATTGCCATTGCAACAGCCGGAATAATTGTTGGAGCAGTTGGCTCTACTGGCTTAAGTACTAATCTAATTATCGTCATAGAATCTATTGCCAAAGACAACATCGTGATCTTATTATTTTTAACTATAATCTTATGTTTATTGTTAGGTATGGGTTTACCAACTACTGCTAATTATGTAGTGGTAGCTTCATTGATGGCTGCAGTGCTAGTTGAGGTGGGGGCGGCTTCAGGATTTATTTTCCCATTAATTGCGGTTCATTTGTTTGTGTTTTATTTTGGTTTAATGGCGGATGTTACCCCTCCTGTTGGACTTGCCTCTTATGCTGCAGCAGCTATTTCGGGAGGAGATCCTTTGAGAACAGGAATGCAAGCATTTTGGTATAGTTTGAGAACTGCGATTCTTCCAATTGTTTTTTTGTTTAATCACGAGCTATTATTAATAGGTATTGAAAATATTTGGCATGGTTTATTAGTGATTGTAACTTCTTTGATTGGAATTTTAATTTTTACTTCAGCTACACAGGGCTGGTTTTTTAACAAACTTAGATGGTATGAAATTATTATCTTTTTGTTTATTTCTATTTCCTTTCTTGCGCCAGAGTTTATCTTAAATAGAGTATATCCAAAGTATAACTATTTTGATGTCTATCAGGCTCAAACAGTTCAGTTAGATTTTGACAAAGAGGTAAGATTTAAAGTCACTAGAAATAGTGACTACGGTGAACGTTACAAGCTATTCTTAATTAAAGAAAACAGTTTTGAAAAGAAATATACCCTTCAAGATTTTGGATTAAATGTTGTAACAGACAAAAACAAACTAGTTATTGTAGATACAATTCAATGGAATGGTCTCGCCAAGAAAGCTGGATTTCAGCAGGGAGATATTATTAGCGAATTCAAGATAGAGAATACCAATAGGCCTGACAAAGACTGGATTTATCCATTTGCATTAATTCTTCTGGGATTGTTTGGTTTTTCTAATTACAAAAGAGAGAAAAATTAA
- a CDS encoding NADH-quinone oxidoreductase subunit A, which produces METEFLRDYATILIFLFISIGLGFGFIFVNFLFSPSNPDTEKLSAYECGFEAFSDSRMKFDVRFYLVAILFIIFDLEVAFLFPWAVTLGQLGPLGFWSMMIFLTVLTIGFIYEWKKGALDWE; this is translated from the coding sequence ATGGAAACTGAGTTTTTAAGAGATTATGCAACAATTTTGATTTTTTTATTCATCTCGATTGGCCTTGGCTTTGGGTTTATTTTTGTTAATTTTTTATTTTCACCAAGCAATCCTGACACGGAAAAGCTATCAGCTTATGAATGTGGTTTTGAGGCTTTCTCAGACTCTAGAATGAAATTTGATGTGCGATTTTATTTAGTAGCAATCCTATTTATTATCTTTGACCTTGAAGTAGCTTTTTTATTTCCTTGGGCTGTAACTTTGGGACAATTAGGACCCTTAGGTTTTTGGAGTATGATGATATTTTTAACAGTTCTTACGATTGGTTTTATTTATGAGTGGAAAAAAGGAGCGTTAGATTGGGAATAG
- a CDS encoding SufE family protein: MIIEKIKAKGMEISVLEGTDRLQYLIDIANDAAELDNQYKIHDNKIAGCASNLWVVGSKQSNDTMVYRFDADAFITKGTAKLVIDLLNNEQIAEISKLSKNDFKNLGILELLTAQRQSGLSNLIDTLISIAKKNLA; the protein is encoded by the coding sequence ATGATTATTGAAAAAATTAAAGCTAAAGGTATGGAAATTTCTGTTCTGGAGGGAACCGATCGTTTGCAATACTTAATTGATATAGCAAACGATGCCGCTGAATTAGACAATCAATACAAAATCCATGATAATAAAATTGCTGGATGTGCTTCTAATCTTTGGGTTGTTGGCTCGAAACAATCTAACGATACAATGGTCTATAGATTTGATGCCGATGCATTCATTACAAAAGGTACCGCAAAACTTGTTATTGACCTACTAAACAATGAGCAAATCGCAGAGATTTCAAAACTAAGTAAAAATGATTTTAAAAATCTTGGAATTTTAGAATTGCTTACAGCTCAACGACAAAGTGGTCTTTCTAACTTAATTGATACTCTTATATCAATTGCAAAAAAAAATTTAGCTTAA
- a CDS encoding glycerol-3-phosphate dehydrogenase: MNKILILGFGVASTAYISLLDHNKKKVSVLGTPFDLKKISSLNASHIKKDKKSGLVFSNNVKFYNNIEEIIKSKYSLVVVGVNSNGILWASKQLRLLKPGCPILILTKGLFKSKNKIYKLSDFFKQKNKLTKIVYAAGPCLAGELINKTHTRTVLASNSIINAKYVKKILQNDYYHPDITADIAGAEICSATKNIYATIIGSSVGQSNKYLSKKDKEKNYFNAASALFEQSIREMNIIVTKFKGQTSTVLGPAGTGDLYVSALGGRNSKMGSFLGNGFLYKNIIKSQMKNITVEGAELMLDVGSLLLKTVGKKNLPLASLLLSSLKNNKKLKIDWKKFSN, encoded by the coding sequence ATGAATAAAATTTTAATATTAGGCTTTGGTGTAGCTAGCACTGCTTACATATCGCTTTTAGATCATAATAAAAAAAAAGTGTCCGTATTAGGTACACCATTTGATCTTAAAAAAATCTCTAGCTTAAATGCATCTCACATTAAAAAAGATAAAAAATCTGGATTGGTTTTTTCAAATAATGTTAAATTTTACAATAACATAGAAGAGATTATCAAATCTAAATATTCCTTAGTTGTTGTTGGAGTTAACTCGAATGGAATTTTATGGGCTTCCAAGCAACTTCGTTTGCTGAAACCAGGCTGTCCTATTTTAATTTTAACGAAAGGCTTGTTTAAATCAAAAAATAAAATTTATAAACTTTCAGATTTTTTTAAGCAAAAAAATAAATTAACTAAAATAGTTTATGCAGCTGGCCCATGCCTTGCTGGTGAGCTGATAAACAAAACACACACAAGAACTGTATTGGCTAGCAATTCTATCATTAACGCAAAGTACGTTAAAAAAATATTGCAAAATGACTATTATCATCCAGATATTACTGCAGACATAGCTGGTGCAGAAATTTGCTCTGCGACCAAAAATATTTATGCAACAATCATAGGCTCTTCTGTTGGGCAGTCGAATAAATATTTGTCTAAAAAAGATAAGGAAAAAAATTATTTTAATGCTGCTTCTGCATTGTTTGAACAGTCTATTCGCGAAATGAATATTATAGTTACAAAATTTAAGGGACAAACGTCAACTGTATTAGGTCCTGCTGGAACTGGTGATCTTTACGTGAGTGCTTTAGGAGGAAGAAATAGCAAAATGGGTTCTTTTTTAGGTAATGGTTTTTTGTATAAAAACATCATTAAATCACAAATGAAAAATATTACAGTGGAAGGTGCTGAGCTGATGCTTGATGTTGGTTCCTTGTTATTAAAGACAGTTGGGAAAAAGAATCTGCCTCTAGCAAGCCTTTTGTTGAGCTCTCTTAAAAACAATAAAAAATTAAAGATAGATTGGAAAAAATTTTCAAATTAG
- a CDS encoding iron-sulfur cluster assembly scaffold protein, which produces MEELIKLAANTKSFGLKGHAQFKNILKNKNCGDEIKIEFDLKNKQISNFRYEGEVCIYCQASASLLSKNINKLNWDSLGLFKIQIMNFFNQIDTKQTFEIMDFKSLLNINNRNRKNCIVLPIDAILTTTITNDY; this is translated from the coding sequence ATGGAGGAGTTAATTAAACTTGCTGCCAACACAAAATCTTTTGGCTTGAAAGGACATGCGCAATTTAAAAATATATTAAAAAATAAAAATTGCGGCGATGAGATTAAAATAGAATTCGATCTAAAGAATAAGCAAATAAGTAATTTTAGGTATGAAGGTGAGGTATGCATCTATTGCCAAGCATCGGCCTCATTACTTTCCAAAAATATAAATAAGCTCAATTGGGACAGCTTAGGCTTGTTTAAAATACAAATTATGAACTTTTTTAACCAAATTGATACGAAACAAACTTTTGAGATTATGGATTTCAAGTCGCTTTTAAATATTAACAATAGAAATCGTAAAAACTGTATTGTTTTACCCATTGATGCGATATTAACTACGACTATTACAAATGATTATTGA